The segment GATAATATATAAAAAGGAAAAGGCAATTGTGCTCACCTTACAGCGTTGTGCAGGCGCAGGCACAACACTGGCATGAGTGTAACCAATttccacatatagaagctgcagccaggGTCCAATTTACACTGgcaacataatatatatataatgcaacgAAGTAAAAAGGTTATGTAAAGTAGAAAAAAATTTAtatctatataattatatgtgtgcgCATAGAAATATATATGTGACCCTAAAAACAATCCAATGATAATAAAGTAAAGGTTTTAATATaatagggctacgcgtttcaacgcaggatGTGCGTCTTCGTCGGGCCAAATACATACAATGGTGACCAAGACAACTTATATACACAAGGTGTAGGTAAAAAACCCGCCAAACGGGCAGGTCAGAGATCAATTCTGACATCACATAGGGTCAACCCTATAGCAACTTATGCACCTTGTGTATATAAACTGTCTTGGTCACCATTGTATGTattttgcctgatgaagacgcaagtCCTTCGTTGAAACGCGTAAGCCCTATTATATTTAAACCTTTACTATATTATCATTGGATTACTTGCCGTTTTTAGCAGCGCCATTTAGggtcacatatatatttataagcTCACACGTATAATTATATAGATATTAATTTTTATCTGCGTCAGGGATCCGGTTTgatgttccatcggagctttcggtcagaacggaaccctgactgaaacaaatggaaaccataggtttccgtttgaatcACCTCTGATtccaatggtgacgaatccggtgcaaatagtttccgtttttcaccgttgtgcaagggttccgtcgttgtgacggcatgaatagcgcagtcgactacggtattgattccatcaaaacgacggaacccttgcacaacagagacaaaacggaaaccatttgcaccggatccgtcaccattgaaatcaaaccaaaagctcagacggaacggcaaaacggagccctgacgcagatgtgaacgcagccttactcCTGCGGGTTTCGGACTAGGACTGGCGCATGAAACACCTGTttcagtaaatctgccccaaagtcTATCAGAAAGTTGCGGAACTTCATGATACAATCAATGATCTTCATTTGCAGAGTATCAGTTTATGGTCAGATGCTGAAGAGCAACTGCTGGAACTATAAATGTCATGGAATAAATCCCAATTAGCCTGGACTTGTATCCTTCTAGTTCCACCAACGTGTTCCACAAGTGATGTGCGCAGATGATACACTGAAGTCACACAATACCACGGGCTCCGGTTTGGAATCCATGAGGAGCGGTTCTCAGTTTCCCTTTATTTTAATTGAGGACGTTCGGTCCGAAAACGACGCGGGCGGGTTCAGGTCTTACTGGTCGTCTTCTAATGTTGACTTTACTTAATGTTACTGTGACGGAAGGCGATTGAGCGGGACAAGTTCAGCAGATTGTCAGAAGTTGCCCTTGAAGCGAAGTAAGAAGCGCAGTCCTGGAGATAAAGATGCATAGAAggaattaaagggatattccaaccCCTTCTTTTCTGCAGCGTTTGAGATATTTTTTCTGTTGTAGCCCATTCTATCTTTTCGGTCTCCACTGGTTATGGCCACCGCCGCAGTCTTGCAGTAGAGGGCGCTCTAGTACAGATACGCCTGTATTCTTCTCTATGAGCCTGGCTGGTCGGGAGCGCGAATTGGTTGAGCATGCACAgtatgcccccctcccccccccgtcCTGGCCATCTCTCTCCAAAGCAATAGGAGTAAAATAGGAGGCCCGGGGCATgcgcagtacccccccccccccctctgtaataGGAGTAATATAGGACGGCCCCGCAGCAtgcacagtaccccccccctgtcATGGCCACCTCTCTCCTCAGCAATAGGAGTAATATAGGACGGCCCCGCGGCATGCGCAGCCCCCACCCTCCAGTCATGGCCACCTCTCTCCTCAGCAATAGGAGTAATATAGGACGGCCCCGCGGCATGCGCAGCCCCCACCCTCCAGTCATGGCCACCTCTCTCCTCAGCAATAGGAGTAACCTAGGACGGCCGCGGGGCATGCACAGTACTCGGCACAGCGCTAACATCGCAGCGCCGCTTGCTGGTTATGTCAAAGAACCGCCAGGTAACGAGTGTCGGGACCGCACAGTCAGGTAGTGGAGACATGCGGTAAGCAAGTACGCATTTGTAAATATCCCCTACTGACTTGAATAGGAGTAACATAAAATTGCATATGTATTAGACCCCCTAGTAAAAAACGTTGTGTGAGGGGAATAGAGCATTGTAGGCCAAGTATATTGGGAAGGAGATTCATTTTGTACACATTCTCTTACCGTGCCCACATTAACGGTTGTTGGTGGAGGCACCAAATTTGGTTCCATGGAGGTTTTCAGGTCCAGACAGGCGACTTTGAGGTCACAGGAGGGCACAGCATTATCATATCCCGCTAAACAATGCTAAAAGAGTGAAAATATTGTAAAATACGTTCTACATCAGTGGTCTCCAACATGTGGCTCTCCAGCGGTTTCAAAACTATAACTCCCAATGTGCCCTGACAGCCTgtcggcatgctgggagttgttgttttgcaacaactggagagccacaggttgaagaCCACTGTAACATGTTGGACAAAGCAAAATTAGATTGTTCTGAACGGGATTTCAAACATTGTGTATGAATTTTTTCACAGTTCTTAACATTTCTGCTTGCACTCAGTGAATAGAACCATTTGTGTTTAAATCCAGAGGCTCCAAACCCATCGTGTTCATGTCCTGCTCATATAGGTGTATGGCTTGTTAGTGCATCAACGCTCACCTGTGTGAGCAGGCACGTTTTGGAGACTCTGGATGTAAACCAGAATGCTtcttttcactgacagcaaatagTGTTTTTGAAAATGgcaaggaattaaaaaaaaaactaagtatattagaaagtcacagaTTTTTTTAGTTACACAACAATCAGACTATAGGGTAAGGGCCGGGAGACGTGAAGCTTTGGGGAGAATTTGGATACTCACTGATGGCAAGGCGAGGCTGTCTGTAGGGTCAAAGCTCTTTCTCCTGTGGGCTCGGTATTTGTAAGGTGGAAGCAGGGTGCTCCGGGGGATGCTCACCCTAAAACAAGAAAGAATTGGTTAACTGAGTGTTGTGAGAAAACAAAGAGACTAAGAACGTATGAGACAGGTCACACCTGCACAAATACACATGGCTATGGGTAAAGGTCCATCAGCCGAGACCCCCCCCCAAACGACTGGCTGTAGCACTTTATTGAGCCCTGCGCCCCTTTAGTTTCTATGAGAGAAGCAAATGGTACAGTCAGTAAAAGCCAGGGTGACAGAATGAAGCCAAAGTATCCTAATGCTGGATAGAGTTAGAGGGGCCACACTTATCTGCCACCCCCGCCTTATGACCAATGCAAACTACCTGGTAGGCAAGAAGACAATCAGGAAGAGTCCCCCCTTATTAGCCAGAACGGGGAGCCGTATTATATTCTATTTCCTCTGCAGCAACACTTGATGATCACTTCTAATCGCCGGTGGTCCCAGCAGTGGACGGACCCCTCCCATCCAATCAGCAAGTCACCATGTAAAATAACTGCTAAATTGGATTGTCCAAGCTGGACAATACATTTAAAGGATGTGTGcacttttcaattttttttttccataaaaatgaagcaactttgccatAGTTTTAATTCAAAAACTTCTAGTGATTTGTATATACAGCTCCTAGGCAGAACTATGTGTCAccgtggttacagactacaaacaaacctgtgtagtctgatgctgCAGTCATACTTTCTTCCatctccatctgtcccctactgaaTTTATGTCAGCAAGGAGTAGGGGACAGATGAAGTGAGTGTGAcgacaggatcagactacacaggctttatttgtagtctgtaaacaCGGAGACACATAGTTttgcatgggagctgtatacacaaaatggtaggagatTTCCACATATacttcattttgtattttaaaaCCATTAGAGCAATAAAACAGGGCTGTAAAAGTATACATACCCTTTGATCTCTACCCCATCACAGTGTAACTGTGTGTGAAATATTTACATACCGGATATACGCCGGCTCCTCTAACGATACGTGACGCCGCCCCCTGCGCTTCTTACATATAGGACATGCCGGTTCCGTGCCCACTGGTGATGTAAATAATCGCTGGTTCACTCGGTAGCAGTATACACCTGAAACATATAGTATCAAAAACGATTGCGTCCCATATGACTTCTATGTTATAAGCTCTGCCCCCAAGACATGTACATGGCCTTACACTGATGAGTTCCCATCGATAGGTCCAGTTCTTCTACCGATGTGTCCTGTGCCCCCGATCTGAAGATATAAATCAAAAATGTACTTACTCTAGGGAATTGCATTATCAGGAATcgaatatatatttattacccGAACCACTCACTCTAAAGTGAATTggtaataaaaagcaaaaaaatacaaacagcGGCTACAACGAATATATATTGCCTATTGTTGCTGGCCTTCAATACCTGAACCAGTGTTTTTTGTAAGGGAATATGTATAAATCAGGGAATCGCTTATAGTGCTATTCCATATGGTCTTACCTGCAGTACCACTTCTCACCATTACTGGCAGCAAATCTTACCATAGACAGCAATGCAACAGCGCCCCCAGCTCTAATCTAACCAAGATACTGGTCTCAAAAATGACAATATTTGTTTGTTAAACGTTCCAAACCGAAGCTCCACCAATATTTACTTACTCCGTAAAAAACTCATGAGCGCACTCCTCTCGGTTGACACGTCGGAATTCATTGATCTCTGAGAAAAACTGGTCAGATTTATTGGTGATGGGTGATTTCACTTCCAGCAGTCCTGGAGAAGAGAGGGTTAACACTAGTAAGGATGAAACAGATTGGATAATGAATGGACACGGACTCATGGGAAATTATTATTGCGTATTATTTCATAAGAACGCGGATATACGGTAGATAATGGATACGCCAGTGCGTATTTTGGAGGCGGTTTAGTGGGTGCAATTTTGCCCCCCAGTTCCGGGTTGTAGGATATTGAGGACAATTTAAGGGCACCTGTCTAAAAGGCCCTAAGAAAGAGATATTAGTGGGGGCATTTGAAGCCCCAATAATCGTCCCAATCATAAAGCCAGGGGGCTAAAACTTTAAGGCCCTgtacacagttttttggcgcgtcTTTTGTCCCGGAAACCGCGTtgaaaaccgtgccaaaaaactgccgaaaatgcctctcagaacaaaacgcttgcgggaaaaaaaaaagcaacatgacCTATCTTAAGGCGTTTCCGCCTTAAAAAACCCCATTGGAAGCAATAGGAGacggaaaaaaacgctgcgaacagctgcagcgtttttttgaaaataaaacgctctgtttttttcctttgcctgttgaaggaaGAGATAAAAacaaacgcctcaaaaaaacgtgtcaaaaaactaagtgtggtgcaaaaaaaaacggagcggatattttcaggcggaattttctgcctgcaaaaaactctgtgtgaactaggcctaagatgCAATCTGCAAGTTAAGGAATCTGCGCCCTCCTAACTGCTGTCCGTCTGTGCACTTTACGCTTCGGCCTCAACAGGTGGTAACACCCAGGGGTTCTGCTTCTCTATAAGGTGTCTAGACCCTATATACTGACCTGCTATCCAGTCATAACCCAGCAGCGGGCGAGCAGACCACCCCTCCAGGCGAGGAGACTCGTCATCGCACAGGAACGTGACGCGCCCCGTGTCTCTCTGCAAGAAAAGAGGACAATGACCTTTTTGTTTTGTTAAGGAAAGATCTGCAGATGATGAAGAGCCGTCACCCAGGGTCCAGGCCCCCGTCATTTCTGACTATTGTGATGCTTTTGATAAGGGAAAATCTTAGTCAGTAAGTTTGCAGAATGAGTGGGACCCCAGAATGAGTCAGATCACAGCCCCCCTTTCCGCTAGCAAATCACTCGATACAACTGCTAATAACAAAGTCTtagaggctatgtacaccttcgaaggtatatatatatatatatatgtatatatatgtgtatcagtgtgtttggtgcaactttctaattcgtttttattaaaaattatttttactttttgagatacagctgctttgtatcctgtatatagagcagctgtatctagcgatgaaacctgaatccgtcaggtaagtgggactgatgggttcagttacAGCAggtccacgcaggatccacctgtgatcggtaacagctcgatctcgTGTGtccgagacacgcaggacccgctgtcactgaacccgtcagtcctgctgcagCGCAGCGACACAAAAACATACAGAAGGGGGAACGTTATGGGATTTAAAGAGACAGTAACTGTTTTATCAACATTAGAGGACCCAGTAAGGGATTTTCTATTTCTAAAAGTGTAAATTTGTGGTGGGGGACTGGGCCTTTATCAATcccaataattaaaggggttcctGTCCCCTTTCACTGAGGAGAGTCAGCCTCGGATGCTGTGCTTCCCATACAGGTCCCACACAGTTTTCCCAAATTACTGTCTGGCAATAAGTTCTAGTGACGCATCCCCTGCACCTTTATCTCTGCATCACTAGAAGCTTACAATTCAGGAtcctagaaaagctgggtgacaaccattgAACTGTGATGGTGGCCTGATTGGTTGTCACCCATCTTTCTCAGAACTgaaatgaataaaaagtttttaacAACTTGATAAAAGTGTCAAATGACTTCTAAGAATTACATAGGGATTATAAGCACCTTGGAGCCCCTGTTTGGGGTCAGGAGAATAGATTTTGGGGTCCTCGCTTCTTTGGTTCTCAGGTTCCCGTCATCCTCTAACTGCTCGATATATTGAGGAGGAAAATCACTTGGGCTCCCGGAAGTGGCAGATTTGGGGTTAATCATTGTAGAATTCATGATAGCGACGCGTTTCACTGGAGATCTTGTCTTAATAACGTCCTGAGCGGAGTGGACCCCGTGTTCTGACCCCCTGGACATGACGTGTGGACGAGTCTCCCTGGGTTGGGTTTTCCTCGGGGTACACAGGGCTTTTCTTGCAGTGGCGGATGAACCTTGTGTGGTCTGCAGAGCTGGATCCTGACTTCTCAGAGGACATCTCCGAACCGCCTCAGATCCATCCCGTCCCGTTTTAGGTTTCCAGGTCTACATGACAAACACGTGAATATTCAATGGACGCATAGTATGTAAGGTAATGTAGACATTAGAGCGACACTTATTATTATTCTACAACAAAGAATGGCCAAAGTAAATAttattgttacaatgtatcaaggATTTCCAAAGATAATATTTTAGAGCATAGCACAATATCGGAGGGGGGATAAATGATACAGAACAGTCCATGACAcacagcgggaagtcctaacaccACAACACGGGCGCGGAGACTTTCTGTGGTGTCACAATCGTTACCAAGATTGTAGATAAGTTACAGAGGAAAGTCATTAATTCTGACATTTAGGAAACGCTTCATCGACAATCTGGGTGCACGTTATCTCTGATGTCGCAAGAAGAGCGTGAGCAAACTTCAACTGGGGTCTCCGTGTATGGTTAAGAGTCTCTTCGACTGTCCTGTAAATCCCTTGTGACCCCGTGGTATAGGTTAATCCTAATCCTTAGAGGTCaactacaataaaatacattttaaaataacaCTCCGGACAAAAccgatacactgtgttatacctATGAGAGGATCAGTactagataagtaatgtaatgtatgtacacagtgactccaccagcagaatagcgagtgcagctctggagtataatacaggatcagtacaggataagtaatgtatgtacacagtgaccccaccagcagaatagtgagtgcagctctggagtataatacaggctgtaactccggatcagtacaggataagtaatgtaatgtatgtacacagtgactccaccagcagaatagtgagtgcagctctggagtataatacaggatgtaactcaggatcagtacaggataagtaatgtaatgtatgtacacagtgactccaccagcagaatactgagtgcagccctggagtataatacaggatgtaactcaggatcagtacaggataagtaatgtaatgtatgtacacagtgactccaccagcagaatagtgagtgcagctctggagtataatacaggatgtaactcaggatcagtacaggataagtaatgtaatgtatgaacacagtgactccaccagcagaatagtgagtgcagctctggagtataatacaggatgtaactcaggatcagtacaggataagtaatgtaatgtatgtacacagtgacttctccagcagaatagtgagtgcagctctggagtataatacaggatgtaactcaggatcagtacaggataagtaatgtaatgtatgaacacagtgaatccaccagcagaatagtgagtgcagctctggagtataatacaggatgtaactcaggataagtaatgtaatgtatgaacacagtgcctccaccagcagaatagtgagtgcagctctggagtataatacaggatgtaactcaggatcagtaatgtaatgtatgaacacagtgcctccaccagcagaatagtgagtgcagctctgtagtataatacaggatgtaactcaggatcagtacaggataagtaatgtatgaacacagtgactccaccagcagaatagtgagtgcagcactggagtataatacaggatgtaactcaggatcagtacaggataagtaatgtaatctatgtacacagtgacttctccagcagaatagtgagtgcagctctggagtataatacaggatgtaactcaggatcagtacaggataagtaatgtaatgtatgaacacagtgactccaccagcagaatagtgagtgcagctctggagtataatacaaaatgtaactcaggatcagtacaggataagtaatgtaatgtatgtacacagtgacttctccagcagaatagtgagtgcagctctggagtataatacaggatgtaactcaggatcagtacaggataagtaatgtaatgtatgaacacagtgaatccaccagcagaatagtgagtgcagctctggagtataatacaggatgtaactcaggataagtaatgtaatgtatgaacacagtgcctccaccagcagaatagtgagtgcagctctggagtataatacaggatgtaactcaggatcaggacaggataagtaatgtaatgtatgtacacagtgactccaccagcagaatagtgagtgcagctctggagtataatacaggatgtaactcaggatcagtacaggataagtaatgtatgtacacagtgactccaccagcagaatagtgagtgcagctctggagtataatacaggatgtaactcaggatcagtacaggataagtaatgtaatgtatatacacagtgactccaccagcagaatagtgagtgcagctctggagtataatataggatgtaactcaggatcagtacaggataagtaatgtaatgtatgtacatagtgacttcaccagcagaatagtgagcgcagctctggagtataatacaggatgtaactcaggatcagtaatgtatgtacacagtgattaaaCTCTGGAAAATGGTGTCTAAAAGGTTGACACACACATTAACGGTCACTGTTTTAGTGAGATGTTTAGAAGACACAGATGGGTGTGTAGTTCGGGGTTGCACAAATTATTGGTCTCATGCTATGGGTAGAGGGGATAGTATAGCACATAAATCTCACCTTGCAGGGTTCATCGGTGGCCATGATGCGGAcgctgctgtcagtgaatagctgcttCTTATGTTCATCCCGGTTGAGGTTCAGCTTCTCCAGGAGAGACTTATTTAACCGCCGCAGCTCCTCAAGTTGATCAGAAGACGACATGCTCTTATTTCTCACCGGTTTCTAATCACCAACCGGACTTTATCATCTCTGAAATAAGGGGGAAAAAATCTCGTAACATTCACAGTTATATGTAAAACGGCTgaaactttgcagcactccagCCGTTCagaaactacaacacccagcgtAACCGCCCGTGCTTGCTGGATTATCACACAACTTTCCCAGACTCCCTATTGATATGGGAGGAAGCTGCAGGGCGGCCATATTGGATATcacacagctttcccaggaacagatagaATTACAATAacttacatacaatatatatatataaacaggacGACTTCTTATACTTAGATCACGGATTTTAGATGGCGTTGCCCTT is part of the Rhinoderma darwinii isolate aRhiDar2 chromosome 10, aRhiDar2.hap1, whole genome shotgun sequence genome and harbors:
- the MIIP gene encoding migration and invasion-inhibitory protein isoform X2, which encodes MSSSDQLEELRRLNKSLLEKLNLNRDEHKKQLFTDSSVRIMATDEPCKTWKPKTGRDGSEAVRRCPLRSQDPALQTTQGSSATARKALCTPRKTQPRETRPHVMSRGSEHGVHSAQDVIKTRSPVKRVAIMNSTMINPKSATSGSPSDFPPQYIEQLEDDGNLRTKEARTPKSILLTPNRGSKRDTGRVTFLCDDESPRLEGWSARPLLGYDWIAGLLEVKSPITNKSDQFFSEINEFRRVNREECAHEFFTESGAQDTSVEELDLSMGTHQCVYCYRVNQRLFTSPVGTEPACPICKKRRGRRHVSLEEPAYIRVSIPRSTLLPPYKYRAHRRKSFDPTDSLALPSHCLAGYDNAVPSCDLKVACLDLKTSMEPNLVPPPTTVNVGTDCASYFASRATSDNLLNLSRSIAFRHSNIK
- the MIIP gene encoding migration and invasion-inhibitory protein isoform X1, producing the protein MSSSDQLEELRRLNKSLLEKLNLNRDEHKKQLFTDSSVRIMATDEPCKTWKPKTGRDGSEAVRRCPLRSQDPALQTTQGSSATARKALCTPRKTQPRETRPHVMSRGSEHGVHSAQDVIKTRSPVKRVAIMNSTMINPKSATSGSPSDFPPQYIEQLEDDGNLRTKEARTPKSILLTPNRGSKRDTGRVTFLCDDESPRLEGWSARPLLGYDWIAVLTLSSPGLLEVKSPITNKSDQFFSEINEFRRVNREECAHEFFTESGAQDTSVEELDLSMGTHQCVYCYRVNQRLFTSPVGTEPACPICKKRRGRRHVSLEEPAYIRVSIPRSTLLPPYKYRAHRRKSFDPTDSLALPSHCLAGYDNAVPSCDLKVACLDLKTSMEPNLVPPPTTVNVGTDCASYFASRATSDNLLNLSRSIAFRHSNIK
- the MIIP gene encoding migration and invasion-inhibitory protein isoform X3, with the translated sequence MSSSDQLEELRRLNKSLLEKLNLNRDEHKKQLFTDSSVRIMATDEPCKTWKPKTGRDGSEAVRRCPLRSQDPALQTTQGSSATARKALCTPRKTQPRETRPHVMSRGSEHGVHSAQDVIKTRSPVKRVAIMNSTMINPKSATSGSPSDFPPQYIEQLEDDGNLRTKEARTPKSILLTPNRGSKRDTGRVTFLCDDESPRLEGWSARPLLGYDWIAVLTLSSPGLLEVKSPITNKSDQFFSEINEFRRVNREECAHEFFTEVSIPRSTLLPPYKYRAHRRKSFDPTDSLALPSHCLAGYDNAVPSCDLKVACLDLKTSMEPNLVPPPTTVNVGTDCASYFASRATSDNLLNLSRSIAFRHSNIK